The following are from one region of the Maribacter aquivivus genome:
- a CDS encoding sodium:solute symporter: MNASHILLLISGYFVLLLIISYFTGKNDSNEDFFKAGKQSPWYLVAFGMVGASLSGVTFISVPGWVKASEFSYMQVVFGYFLGYMVTAFVLLPIYYKQNVTSIYQYLDDRFGFVSYKVGAISFFISRVLGAAFRLFLVAIVLQQFVFDAWNVPFEITVILSILLIWIYTFKGGIKTIVWTDTLQTLFMLVSVGLSIYFILDKMDWTFMEFLNSPELGEYSKTFFTDDLSSKNHLVKSFLGGMFITICMTGLDQDMMQKNLTCRNLGEAQKNMVSFSIVLVVVTFVFMLLGALLFIYADAHNIPLPLMDGSPKSDLLFPEIALNSGLGITVAVTFMLGLIAAAYSSADSALTSLTTSFCIDFLNTEKKSEHVAKKTRRITHIGMSILLILVVISFKYILDKNVIDGLLTVASYTYGPLLGLFSFGIFTTHQIKDKYVWMVALVCVSIILILAKLPSDYFGGYIFGYELLPLNGLLTFVGLWLIRKKKTTAKITDIT; encoded by the coding sequence ATGAACGCCTCTCATATTTTACTTTTAATCTCTGGCTACTTTGTTTTGCTGTTGATTATTTCATATTTCACCGGCAAAAATGATTCTAACGAAGATTTTTTTAAGGCAGGTAAACAGTCGCCATGGTATTTAGTAGCATTTGGTATGGTGGGTGCCTCTTTATCTGGAGTAACCTTCATTTCTGTACCGGGTTGGGTAAAGGCTTCTGAATTCAGTTACATGCAGGTTGTTTTTGGGTACTTTCTAGGGTATATGGTTACCGCATTTGTATTACTCCCTATTTATTATAAACAAAATGTCACCTCTATTTATCAGTACTTAGATGATAGATTTGGTTTTGTAAGTTATAAAGTGGGCGCCATTTCATTTTTCATCTCAAGAGTTCTTGGCGCTGCTTTTCGTTTATTTCTGGTAGCTATTGTTCTTCAACAATTTGTGTTCGATGCCTGGAACGTTCCTTTTGAAATTACAGTTATTCTATCCATCTTACTAATTTGGATTTATACTTTTAAAGGTGGAATTAAAACAATTGTTTGGACCGACACCTTGCAAACCCTATTTATGTTAGTTTCTGTGGGGCTATCCATTTATTTTATATTGGATAAAATGGACTGGACTTTCATGGAGTTTCTAAACTCTCCGGAATTAGGTGAGTACAGCAAGACCTTTTTCACTGACGATCTTTCTTCTAAAAACCATTTGGTAAAATCGTTTTTAGGTGGAATGTTCATTACTATTTGCATGACGGGACTTGATCAAGATATGATGCAAAAAAACCTGACGTGCAGAAATCTAGGTGAAGCTCAAAAAAATATGGTCAGCTTCAGTATTGTATTAGTTGTTGTTACTTTCGTTTTTATGCTTCTTGGTGCATTGTTGTTTATTTATGCAGACGCACACAATATACCTCTGCCACTTATGGACGGATCGCCGAAATCTGATTTACTATTTCCAGAGATAGCATTAAACAGTGGCTTAGGCATAACAGTTGCCGTTACCTTTATGCTAGGTTTAATTGCAGCTGCATACAGCAGCGCAGACAGCGCCCTTACATCATTAACCACATCATTTTGTATAGATTTTCTTAATACCGAGAAGAAATCAGAACATGTAGCAAAAAAGACCCGTAGAATTACACACATTGGTATGAGCATCCTGTTAATTCTAGTGGTCATCTCTTTTAAATATATATTGGATAAAAATGTAATTGATGGATTATTAACGGTAGCCTCATATACCTACGGACCGTTGCTAGGATTATTCTCTTTCGGAATTTTTACAACACATCAAATAAAAGACAAATATGTATGGATGGTTGCGCTAGTTTGTGTGTCAATAATTCTCATTTTAGCGAAGTTACCAAGTGATTATTTTGGTGGTTACATCTTCGGATATGAGCTTTTACCGTTGAATGGTCTGCTAACCTTTGTAGGATTATGGCTCATTCGTAAAAAAAAGACAACCGCCAAAATTACCGATATCACTTAA
- a CDS encoding ABC1 kinase family protein produces the protein MKTLDKIPTGKIERASKLVKTGAKIGGNYAKYLGKKIINPDTTKDELNEDNAADIYDGLKSLKGSALKVAQMLSMEKNLLPNAYVEKFSLSQFSVPPLSAPLVRKTFKKYLDKYPEEVFDTFDKDSINAASIGQVHKATKDGKNLAVKIQYPGVAQSISSDLAIVKPIAIRMFNLKGKDSDKYFKEVENKLIEETDYILEVAQSKEITEACAVIPNINFPTYYTELSSARIITMDWMTGKHLSEFTKTGFSQATGDKLGQALWDFYMFQIHGLRKVHADPHPGNFLVNGNEELIAIDFGCIKEVPDSFYVPYFELARPEVISDDEKFTEKLYELEILMTTDTPEEILFFKSIFHQLLSLFTSPFHNEDFDFGDEVFWSKIAALGEQFSSDKQIRKMNGNRGSKHFLYMNRTFFGLYNLLHDLKANIKVNDYKKYLKN, from the coding sequence TTGAAAACACTTGATAAGATACCTACCGGAAAAATAGAGCGTGCAAGCAAGCTTGTGAAAACCGGAGCTAAAATTGGTGGTAATTATGCCAAGTATTTGGGTAAAAAAATTATCAATCCAGACACTACAAAAGATGAGTTGAACGAAGATAATGCTGCAGATATATATGACGGATTAAAATCTTTGAAGGGTAGTGCTCTTAAAGTTGCCCAGATGTTAAGTATGGAAAAGAATCTACTGCCTAATGCCTATGTAGAGAAGTTTTCATTATCTCAATTTTCGGTTCCCCCATTATCTGCGCCGCTGGTTAGAAAAACATTTAAAAAATATTTAGATAAGTATCCAGAAGAGGTTTTTGACACTTTTGATAAAGATTCTATAAACGCAGCTAGTATTGGGCAAGTGCATAAAGCTACTAAAGATGGTAAAAACTTAGCGGTAAAAATTCAGTACCCAGGTGTAGCGCAAAGTATAAGTAGCGATTTGGCAATTGTGAAGCCTATTGCAATTCGTATGTTCAATCTTAAAGGAAAAGATTCAGATAAATATTTCAAGGAAGTTGAAAATAAATTAATTGAAGAGACAGATTATATATTAGAAGTAGCGCAAAGTAAAGAGATTACAGAAGCATGTGCGGTAATACCGAATATCAATTTTCCAACGTATTACACAGAGCTATCAAGTGCGCGTATTATTACGATGGACTGGATGACGGGTAAGCATTTAAGCGAATTTACAAAAACTGGTTTTTCTCAAGCTACCGGAGATAAATTGGGTCAAGCATTATGGGATTTCTATATGTTTCAAATTCATGGGTTGAGAAAAGTTCATGCCGATCCACACCCTGGTAATTTCTTGGTGAATGGTAATGAAGAGCTTATTGCTATTGACTTTGGATGTATTAAAGAGGTGCCAGATTCCTTTTATGTCCCGTATTTTGAATTGGCAAGACCAGAGGTGATTTCAGATGATGAGAAGTTTACAGAAAAGCTATATGAGCTTGAAATACTGATGACTACAGATACACCAGAAGAAATATTATTTTTCAAATCGATATTTCATCAATTGTTAAGTTTATTTACATCACCATTTCACAATGAAGATTTTGATTTTGGCGATGAGGTGTTTTGGAGTAAAATTGCGGCGTTAGGAGAACAATTTTCTTCAGATAAGCAAATAAGAAAAATGAACGGTAATAGAGGTTCAAAGCACTTTTTGTATATGAACCGTACCTTTTTTGGTCTTTACAATCTTCTTCATGATTTAAAGGCAAATATTAAAGTAAACGATTACAAGAAATATTTGAAAAACTAA
- a CDS encoding TetR family transcriptional regulator C-terminal domain-containing protein: protein MATKAKKVTKETIITMFMDYVLENEQVPKTVYKFCKVNAIEESDFYLHFGSIDAIKKGIWDTFYTNTVSVIEKNKEYQEFTNRDKMLTFFYTFFEVLTLNRSYVLFIMDSSSGPFKNLEQLKGLRKNIKEFSKGLIADGNANKSSKITKHNPQLFSEGAWLQTMFLMNFWKSDDSAAFEKTDVAIEKSVNTIFDVFDNTPLENILDFGKFLYKETFA, encoded by the coding sequence ATGGCCACAAAAGCTAAAAAAGTAACGAAAGAGACGATTATTACAATGTTTATGGACTACGTTTTAGAAAACGAACAAGTACCTAAAACGGTTTATAAGTTTTGTAAAGTAAATGCTATTGAAGAATCAGATTTTTATCTCCATTTTGGATCTATAGATGCTATCAAGAAAGGCATTTGGGATACTTTTTATACAAATACAGTTAGTGTAATAGAGAAAAATAAGGAGTATCAAGAGTTTACGAATAGAGATAAGATGCTTACGTTTTTCTATACTTTCTTTGAAGTATTGACATTGAATAGAAGCTATGTTTTATTTATAATGGATAGCTCTTCTGGTCCGTTTAAAAATTTGGAACAATTAAAAGGACTTAGAAAAAATATAAAAGAGTTTTCTAAAGGCTTGATTGCAGATGGTAATGCGAATAAGAGTTCAAAAATTACGAAACACAATCCGCAATTGTTTTCAGAAGGAGCATGGTTACAGACTATGTTTTTAATGAATTTTTGGAAATCTGATGATTCTGCGGCATTTGAAAAAACAGATGTTGCAATTGAAAAATCTGTTAATACCATTTTCGATGTATTTGATAACACTCCTCTAGAGAATATTCTAGACTTTGGGAAATTTCTGTACAAAGAAACCTTTGCTTAA
- a CDS encoding 3-oxoacyl-ACP synthase III family protein, with protein MYNSKIIGLGHYVPDNVVTNDDLSKVMETNDAWIQERTGIKERRHVVNGDGDTTTTMGVKAAKIAIERAGIDKDDIDFIVFATLSPDYYFPGPGVLVQRDLGIKTVGALDVRNQCSGFVYAISIADQYIKTGMYKNVLVIGSELHSHGLDMTTRGRGVSVIFGDGAGAAVLTREEDTTIGILSTHLHSEGQHAEELSLIAPGMGNRWVTDIIEDNDPNDESYYPHMNGQFVFKNAVVRFSEVIVEGLEKNKLNATDIDLLVPHQANLRISQFIQKKFQLSDDQVFNNIMKYGNTTAASIPIALTEAWEEGKVKSGDLVVLAAFGSGFTWGSVIIRW; from the coding sequence ATGTATAATTCAAAAATAATTGGCTTAGGTCATTATGTACCTGATAACGTAGTGACAAATGATGATTTGTCTAAGGTGATGGAAACAAATGATGCTTGGATCCAAGAACGTACCGGCATAAAAGAAAGAAGACATGTAGTTAACGGTGATGGAGACACCACCACAACTATGGGTGTAAAAGCTGCAAAAATTGCAATTGAAAGAGCGGGTATTGATAAAGACGATATCGATTTTATCGTTTTTGCTACTTTGAGTCCTGATTATTATTTCCCTGGTCCTGGTGTATTGGTTCAGAGAGATTTAGGTATTAAAACTGTTGGTGCGTTAGATGTACGTAATCAATGTTCTGGTTTTGTATATGCCATTTCTATTGCAGATCAGTATATAAAAACGGGTATGTATAAAAATGTACTTGTTATAGGATCAGAGCTTCATTCTCATGGGTTAGATATGACCACAAGGGGAAGGGGAGTTTCTGTAATATTTGGTGATGGTGCCGGTGCGGCAGTATTAACTAGAGAAGAAGATACTACAATAGGAATCTTATCTACACATTTACATTCAGAAGGTCAGCATGCAGAAGAACTTTCTTTGATTGCACCTGGTATGGGTAATAGATGGGTTACAGATATCATTGAAGATAACGATCCTAATGACGAATCTTACTATCCGCACATGAATGGTCAATTTGTATTTAAAAATGCAGTTGTTCGTTTCAGTGAGGTTATTGTAGAAGGTTTGGAGAAAAATAAATTGAATGCCACTGATATTGATTTATTGGTTCCGCATCAAGCGAACTTGAGAATATCTCAATTTATTCAAAAGAAATTTCAACTTAGTGATGACCAGGTTTTCAATAATATTATGAAATATGGTAACACTACAGCCGCATCTATTCCAATAGCACTTACAGAGGCATGGGAAGAAGGTAAGGTGAAAAGTGGAGACTTAGTAGTTTTAGCTGCATTTGGTAGTGGTTTTACCTGGGGCAGTGTCATCATTAGATGGTAA
- a CDS encoding CoA-binding protein, producing MKKTLVFGASLKPNRYSNLVIHRLVDSGVETLAYGLREGEVSGVNISNNLDKISDIHTITLYINPKRQEEYYNSIISLAPKRVIFNPGTENPELYKLLENNGIEVDVACTLVLLSTGQY from the coding sequence ATGAAAAAGACCCTAGTGTTCGGAGCCTCGTTAAAACCAAATCGATATAGCAATTTAGTGATACATAGACTGGTTGATTCGGGGGTTGAAACCTTAGCTTATGGATTAAGAGAAGGTGAGGTTTCAGGAGTCAATATCAGCAATAATTTAGACAAAATTAGTGATATTCATACAATTACGCTATATATAAATCCAAAAAGACAAGAAGAATATTATAACAGTATAATTTCTTTAGCTCCAAAAAGAGTAATTTTTAATCCTGGAACAGAAAACCCTGAATTATATAAACTACTGGAAAATAATGGTATAGAGGTTGATGTTGCATGTACTTTAGTACTTTTAAGTACGGGTCAATATTAA
- the recR gene encoding recombination mediator RecR, with the protein MDFSSKLLENAVYEVSQLPGIGKRTALRLVLHLLKQPEQRTENLSTSLVDLRGKIQFCENCHNISDTTMCEICANPKRDSALVCVVEDIRDVMAIENTGQFRGKYHVLGGKISPMEGIGPQNLKIGTLVDKVRKGVIKELIFALSSTMEGDTTNFYIFRQIEGLEVKTSTIARGIAVGDELEYADEVTLGRSILNRVPFEGSLRQD; encoded by the coding sequence ATGGATTTTTCATCAAAATTATTAGAAAACGCAGTGTATGAAGTTTCGCAATTACCAGGTATTGGTAAGCGTACCGCATTACGTTTGGTATTACATTTATTAAAGCAGCCAGAACAACGTACAGAAAATCTTTCTACGTCTTTGGTAGATTTAAGAGGTAAAATACAGTTTTGTGAAAATTGCCATAATATTTCAGATACTACAATGTGTGAAATATGTGCCAATCCTAAAAGAGATAGTGCATTGGTATGTGTTGTTGAAGATATTAGAGATGTTATGGCAATTGAGAATACAGGTCAATTTAGAGGAAAGTACCATGTTCTTGGTGGTAAAATATCTCCTATGGAAGGCATTGGTCCGCAGAATTTGAAAATAGGAACCTTGGTAGATAAAGTGAGAAAAGGCGTAATAAAGGAGCTTATTTTTGCGTTGAGTTCTACCATGGAAGGTGATACTACCAATTTTTATATCTTCAGGCAGATAGAAGGTTTGGAGGTAAAAACCTCTACAATAGCAAGAGGTATTGCCGTTGGTGATGAATTGGAATATGCAGATGAGGTTACTTTAGGGAGAAGTATTTTGAATAGAGTACCGTTTGAAGGCTCTTTGAGGCAAGATTAG